The DNA segment ataaaccaaagagcTACAACATAGCAAAAAGTAACATACGACAGAATCTGCCTAGGCAGGGAAGTATTTTGTTCTAATCAGTAATCTGGTCTACTTTTAATAAAAGTCCCCACAtgtctggggacacctggctggctcagtcggaggagcacACAAGCcttgatctcgggatcgtgagttcaagccccacactgggtgtagagagtacttacaaataaaatcattaggggtggagtgcctgggtggctcagttggttaagtgcctggctcttgatttcaactcaaatcatgttctcaaggtcctgggattgagcccttcgactggactccatgctgagcggggagtcaggttcatattctctctttcctcctctacTCCTCTGtgctctaaaacaaataaaatcttttaaaaaaatctttaggggcgcctgggtagctcagttggtttataagtaactgactttttttttttttaagattttttattatttatttgacagagatagagacagccagagagagagggagcacaagcagggggaatgggagaggaagaagcaggctcatagcagaggagcctgatgtggggctcgatcccataacgccgggatcacgccctgagccgaaggcagacgcttaaccgctgtgccacccaggcgcccctataagtaACTGACTTTTGATTtgagcccaggtcatgatctcgggtggtgggattgagccccacactgggctctgctccatgctgggcatggagcctgcttaagattctctctccctctgccccccaagcACCGCCCACACATGCGTTCCCACTCactctaaggaaaaaaagacttaaaaaaaaaatccccacatctcattataaaaaaaacccacctcacGACATcagttttaagtgttttaaaagtgTTTGGAAGGCTCTGAGTAGCAAGTGGGTTAGTCAACAGCACTACCATCCATCCAGTTCTTACAGATCCGTGCTGTGGCACATAGAATTGTTCTTCCTTCCTTAACAGTGACGAATAGCCCAACATCTGATGGTAATTCAGGATTTTGATGCCAGCCATCTTGGTAGTAAGCACACAACTCATTTGCCTCAGGGCTCTGGCTGGAGGGAAGGGCTTATGGCCCCTGGGACTAAGTATCCCCCAGTGAACACACACTCCAAGAACACACACAGTATCTCCTTGTGCTTCAGTGTAAAATAGAGCTCAGACCTGGAGAATCTGCAGTTCATGGAAACACCGTGTCTTAGGAATGAAAGTATTTCCAAGGTGCCCAGATCCAGTGTTCCACTTCCATTTTTCCTAGTTATCCAGCCTGAAGATCCCCTGCTGTCAGCAGGTCAAGACCACTTGTGCCCCTTGCCTTAACCTCTTTCCAACATGCCATCCCTGTTTGTGCCCTCAACCACCATCCCGGAGTACCTGAAGGTGGGGTCTGGGGCTGCAGGTGGCCTTGAAGCACTTGGTAGGAGTGGTCACCACCGCCCCCTCTACAATTATGTTTGAAGATGAGTCTGTTACAAACTCCCAGGTCCGCGAGCCTGTGCACCCGAGCTCCAGCTGCTGCAGGGCCACTGAGGTGAGCACAGGAAGAAGGAGCTTCAAGGCCACCTGCCCACCTACAACTCTTAGTCATCAATCACAGATGAGCTTTCCACGATGGAGTCTTCCCCCAAGGTGCTTCCCACCCACATGCCTTCCCAGGAATTACAGATCCATGGTGGAAGGAGACAATCACCAGGAAGCCTGTGAGCAAACTCTGCAAAAGCATCAACCTTCCCACTAATTACGACGCTATTCTGAGGCCATGAGTCAAACAGAGCAAGTTTTCACTTAAATGGCCCTATTCTGGAAGCATCTGCTCAGCCTCAGAGTAGCTCACAGGTGGTCTGTGAGACCAGCAAGCGTCTAGCAGGACGGTGCCGGGTCAAGTTCCTTCTCACCGAGGTCATCGCTGAAAAGCGGAGGAGTGGAAACTACTGCCCAAGTTGGGCAGCCACAAATGAGGCACTATGCTGAACTCCATTTACGAACTGGACCAAGAATGTAAGTGGAAATTCCTTGGGTTCAGTTTCTGTTCACGCTGTCCCTGAACACTTGTCTGGTCTATGACACCAGTGTGGTGTGGTGAGGGCTAGGCTCACCCCACAGCAGCCAGCTGAGCTGGCGAGTGCGCGTTAGCTCCTTTGCACATGGACACCGTTTCCACACAGACCACTCTGTGCTTCTGTTCTTtacttcggggggggggggggggcggcgatggggagggaggggatgagaaCCAAGCAAGCCACGCTCTTTGCCTTCACAAAGCTCTGGGTCTAGACCAAAGTTTCCAAAATGTGGCCTATGGTCAGAAGCACCAGGCATGCCTGTCTGTGTCCTCAGCCACCAACTCCCAGCACCTGAGGGTGGGGGCACCGCAACTCCGGGGCCCAGCAAGCTCCACGTGCACCCCCAAGGAGCGAGGCGAGTCGGAAAATAGGACACAGTAGGCCTGCCTAACACCTGACATagcttttaggtttttattttaagtaaggcggggcaggggggaaataaagagaaaagatacagagtGAAGAATTCACTGTATGTTTATTATTCACAGTTAATCACTATCTACCAAATGCTATCCGCAGAGTTAAAGGATTAAGTACATAGgtctttttatttaaacactgatttttttttaaatatatacacacaaaacttAGTTTAGCAAGGCTTCATGATATACAccaattccaaaataaaacaatcaaatgGTCCAGGTGTAGAATGCCAGAGATTCCTTTTATCATCACTGAGGAAAGAAGCTACCAGAAAGGGAGTGAGGCAGTGGGTGCTCTCTCCAGAAGAGCAGCTGCCTCCGGGGCCTCTGAGTACTCCAGGCTGAGTCCGGCTCCACGACCAGAGTCCAGGGGAAGACTCCAAACGACCACTTCAGAACCCAAAGGCCGTCACCAACTTCCGGGCAGCCCCGTTTCTGTTGCGGGCAGGGGATAGGGTGGAGAAAGTTCACAGGCACATCACTACAAGGGACAAGCAGCTgacaaggcagagagagagagctctgcaATGGCCTCGGCCTTCCTACATTTCCCACTTGTCCTTCCCCAACTGTCCCTGCTTCACGGAGACTTTTCCTTGGGGGGAAGGGTGAGCAGCTATAGACACAGCCCACTGGAAACGGAGACGTGAAAGCCCAGCTACTTCTCGAACACTGCCCCCGTGCTCACCTGGGCAGGTCAGGCAGGGGACGCAGAAGATGAAAGCCATGAACAGATAACCTCTGATTTcagagcaagaaaaacaaaagctcccATTTTCCACCCCAGTGCGGGAACACAGTATATTAACCTGATACAGTCACAGAGCTACAGTTTAAGTTCCTTGGGCTTTCCTGTGTTTGAAATTTGCTGGCTCCAGGGTTTTTTCTCTGGGGGCTCTGGAGCTGAGGAGGGGCAGACAACTGCCAGGACTGCAAGGTCAAGGACTCTGACCCCACCCTCCCCTGTTGCCAGATCCTGTCCGAGGTGGGAAGAGCTGGAAggtctcctccttccccagcagctGGCGGCAGTGCACCCCTGGGGCAGCCACGGCGACTCCAGAGGGCTGGCAAATATTAAAGCTGAACCTTAAAGACTCGTGGCTGCGAACAGGCAGAGCGCCCACACCCTCCACCTGCACCTGTCTCCGCTCCTCTACcccgctctcccctccccccagggaggACTATTTACACAGAGGAGACGACAAATTGGCTGAAAAAGCTCTGGACTGcctttaacttattttaaaacaaataaaaaaaaccactcaTAAGCAACTcttgaaataaggaaaaaggCACTATGAAAAATCAACATGCTCAATAATACCATTTGGAAGGGAAAACAATGTAGAAAAGAGCCAAAGTTTTTAGTCTGACTTTCCTCAGGGAGCCATGAGGGGTAACAGTCCTTCCTTTTGCCCCCACTCCATTTCCAATTTTGTCACAAGATGCTGGTGGCTGGGGGCTGCCCCCTCTCTGGCAGAAGCTGACCAGCAAGGGCTGCTGGCCGCTCGCcctctcctgtgtgtgtgcacgagaaCACAGCCACGGCTGTCCTTCCTTCAGTCACTCCAACTACAACAGACATTTTGCATAGAGAAAATACCAGCctgcttggtttcttttcttttattattggcATCAGCTAGGACTATATGTGGTATTAGACGTCATGCACTGatggacagaagaggaaaaggatgaaaaagaggACAAAGGAGAAATAGGAGCAGCGGtgaaaatttgtaataaaaactCTTTCCTTAATTTATAGGTAAGTTTTGGCATTTTTATATCCAacgccccctcccacccctcccaaaGTTCCAACCAAAGTGAGAGGGTCACCAGGTGACCCAGCCAGGTGTTCTGAGCTCCTTCACAGGCTGCTGTTAAGACAGCTCGTGGGTTTCTTTtgtacatgttttaaatttttcactttctttaaataATCTCTTCTTGATTCTTAGACGTTCCGGTTCACGGGGGTGACGTAATTGCGGGGAAACATGCCGGTCTGCCCGTGGCAGGCCCCTTTCCACCAGTTGGGGTCTGAGTTATCCATGACGTGGATAAAGTCTCCCCGACGGAATCCCAGCTCTCCATCCTCCTGGGGATCAAAGTCAAAGAGGGCCTGGACGTACGTTGGTTGCTGCagaagaggggcagggaaagaacaCCCGCTGGGTCTTTGCTCATGGCCAGCCCCCTGCCGGGTGGGACTGGTTACGAGGGCGCAACAGACGAGTGCCGACTCCTCCATGTCTCCCGAGACAACCTCCCATCCCCCCCCCTCTGTTTATCCTTTCAGGTTCTATGTGGGAGCAGGGTATGTTCACCATGGCTCACAACATGCTAGAACGTGCTAGGGCACATCCCGCCATGGCGGCCAGTGCACCACACCATGGAAGCACGTGCTGCTTATCAGGGAAGGAACTTGGGAAACAGCAGTCAGGCTCTGGTTTACAACCCCAGGCTTCGAAAAGGCTTCAGTTCCCATCGGTTTATTGCTTATAAAGTCCTTAAGGTTTTACAGAGTCAAAAGGTCAAGAATTGACTAAAATGAGGTGGAGTTCCCCTACCATAGGACTAGGGGCTTTAGCCACAGAAGACAGGAATGAGTGTGGACTCCACTCCCTCACAAGCAAGGTTCTCCTCCTCACTTGCTTGCAGGGATACAATATCGGAGAGTGATAAAGACTGTTTTCCTACACAGACATAGGTGGTAACTGACAACACACCGCCTCAGAAAGGCAgcctctggaaaaggcaaaaccgtTTCAAACTACACATTTTTAACAGAAACTACAGGCATTATTTTGAATAATGAGCACAGAGGCCCCAGAAGGAATCCTTTGAAAAGGTACCTGCCTGCCTGAGGAGCTATTCTTAATTGCTAAAAATGATCCCAATCTCTCTTACGAGGCTTACCTGTGGCACCTGTTCTATGTCCCGGAGGAATATCTGCTGGTTTCTGGAGACGGATGTAGACCTGTGATAATCTACCAGCTCGTTCAGAGAATTGAATTTCACCACCCAGAGGAAATACTTCCCAGCTCCATCTCGGAGCACCTTGAAGTGCTGTACATCATTTCCAAacctggggagggcagagagcacACACGAGAACAGGTCAGAGGGCTCTGTCCTGGCTACTTGGGGGCCACGTGCCCATCAAATCAAGGAGGCGTCTTGTGAGAATTAGTATTCTGGCAACACTTTCACAGCCTGAGGGGCCCACACTGCAGCACAACATGACTCCCTGGATGGAGTTAGGACACTGAGTGCCCGAGATCCCTCCAGTGGACTAATGATTTTGCCAGAGAGGGAAACCCTGTCCATCAGGTTAATTCTGAAGAtgtttgtaaaataaagagaGAATGTCCTAACCTACGGCACGTCTCCACGTTCCCTGCACTGTACTAAATCAAACAGAGCCTTATTCAAAGAAGAGTGTGACTTCATAAACTTTTCAAGCAAAACAACCCGTTAAAACCTTACATGATATTTAAAGACTACAAGAGGCGGGATAGGACGGTGAGAGAGGAGGGATGGACATACCTTCAACGGCTCTCCTGTAATTGGGAGTTTAGATCGTTTAGGGATTTTAGTTCTACTCATGGGCGAAAGGTCTCAGAACAGAACGTCGTGGGCCAATAAATACAAGAggctgagccacccggtgcccaGAAAGGTTTCTCGATCACCGGGTAACATGCCTCTCCTTACACTGGCCCACAGAAGCGAGCGTGCAACCGGGTGCTGACCACCCCCAACCACAGTGCTCTGTGGCTGCTACACCCGCCCAGCGAGGCTCTGCCTGTCCTGCTTACCGCTGGGTCCTCAGCATGGACACCAGTGCCAGCCCTCGAACGGCACTCTATGAAGATCTGTAAATGAAGGATACCATCTCGCCCCTCCTTCAGtctcaaaggaaggaaataaaaaacttcttaggggtgcctgggtggcacagcggttaagcgtctgccttcggctcagggcgtgatccc comes from the Ailuropoda melanoleuca isolate Jingjing chromosome 13, ASM200744v2, whole genome shotgun sequence genome and includes:
- the GRB2 gene encoding growth factor receptor-bound protein 2 isoform X2 — encoded protein: MEAIAKYDFKATADDELSFKRGDILKVLNEECDQNWYKAELNGKDGFIPKNYIEMKPHPFGNDVQHFKVLRDGAGKYFLWVVKFNSLNELVDYHRSTSVSRNQQIFLRDIEQVPQQPTYVQALFDFDPQEDGELGFRRGDFIHVMDNSDPNWWKGACHGQTGMFPRNYVTPVNRNV
- the GRB2 gene encoding growth factor receptor-bound protein 2 isoform X1, translating into MEAIAKYDFKATADDELSFKRGDILKVLNEECDQNWYKAELNGKDGFIPKNYIEMKPHPWFFGKIPRAKAEEMLSKQRHDGAFLIRESESAPGDFSLSVKFGNDVQHFKVLRDGAGKYFLWVVKFNSLNELVDYHRSTSVSRNQQIFLRDIEQVPQQPTYVQALFDFDPQEDGELGFRRGDFIHVMDNSDPNWWKGACHGQTGMFPRNYVTPVNRNV